One window from the genome of Gimesia aquarii encodes:
- a CDS encoding MotA/TolQ/ExbB proton channel family protein, whose protein sequence is MNYSLTPILNVAGYAIYIALGLTALYGVFCVILLIRQIAQKRFLTQNAASEFLDQIHEDIEKKDYESVINLCDSPPYWSKAVPQLILVAMANMERPAKKLRQMLAEKFERDILADLEYRMSWISTIVKSAPMLGLLGTVIGMINAFDKIGNMQESGGDPSQLAGEISFALFTTAAGLAVAIPLVMAGALIHVRIGKLQDSVQEHTGEFLEILDSSRQS, encoded by the coding sequence ATGAATTACTCGCTGACTCCTATCTTGAATGTGGCTGGTTATGCCATCTATATTGCATTGGGATTGACCGCTTTGTATGGCGTTTTTTGTGTCATCCTGCTAATCAGACAAATCGCACAAAAACGATTCTTAACACAAAATGCAGCAAGCGAATTTCTCGACCAGATTCATGAAGATATCGAAAAAAAGGACTATGAATCTGTAATCAATCTCTGTGATTCGCCTCCCTATTGGAGTAAAGCAGTTCCGCAATTAATTTTAGTTGCGATGGCAAATATGGAACGTCCCGCGAAAAAATTAAGACAGATGCTCGCTGAAAAATTTGAACGGGATATTCTGGCTGACCTTGAATATCGTATGTCCTGGATCAGTACCATTGTGAAAAGTGCTCCCATGCTGGGTTTATTGGGAACCGTGATTGGAATGATCAACGCTTTTGACAAAATCGGCAATATGCAAGAGTCTGGAGGCGATCCCAGTCAACTGGCGGGCGAAATCAGTTTCGCGTTATTTACAACTGCAGCAGGCTTGGCTGTCGCCATTCCTTTAGTCATGGCTGGTGCCTTGATTCATGTACGCATCGGAAAACTACAAGACTCTGTGCAAGAACATACAGGTGAGTTTCTGGAAATTCTTGACTCATCACGTCAGTCATGA
- a CDS encoding MazG nucleotide pyrophosphohydrolase domain-containing protein — MFYEKDQARGIEGTFMWFMEEVGELSSALRENNDSENLAEEFADVLAWLATMANVAGIDLEQAIAQKYVQGCPRCHQPICTCDLSRKP; from the coding sequence ATGTTTTACGAGAAAGATCAGGCTCGTGGAATTGAAGGAACGTTCATGTGGTTTATGGAAGAAGTAGGGGAATTATCATCTGCTCTCAGGGAAAATAATGATTCAGAAAATCTGGCTGAAGAATTTGCTGATGTTCTGGCCTGGTTAGCCACAATGGCGAATGTGGCTGGTATCGATCTGGAGCAGGCGATAGCCCAAAAGTATGTCCAAGGCTGCCCAAGGTGCCATCAACCTATCTGTACCTGTGATCTCTCTCGAAAGCCCTGA
- a CDS encoding HEAT repeat domain-containing protein: MTSMSIQQYSLISDCYRIKMKNHCAVQTRFSTFKHARVYFRTCLCGIILSIAFQNTASAQPPKAQIDAAIKRGISFLKQTDDYRTTGMNAFVAYTLLKAGESPESPYIQTCLKNILADHNRMNKDGELEYRPGSDFNYCAGVQLMVLEAVNPEKYQDEIRTTADFLIGTQHKSGSWYYPQDINHNGDTSITQYAVLGLWAAERAGVNVPNSVWDKAARWHLSTQYPDGSFGYHPGSASERAPLHTMGVAGTGSMYVISMQLYPDGKLRSSPVKKTDQEKKKRFGFLEKVDLIQNEKSKENENNNSKPTISYNALESGKSKGLGWIVKNYNVRNLNRWPNYYLYGIERIAAIADTQKLGPYDWYADGARQLLLTQQNDGSWEGTHNKKASTCLAIIFLSKATGKTLGRKYKPEPVGSGLLAGGRGLPKNLAEVQMRNGKVENKKLSGDLSELLAQLEDPANADLEAAQETLVETITLGDREELINQKDRVLKLVDARSPDVRRTAVWALSRTNDFRVSPYLIRALKDPDLSVRIEARNGLCTLSRKIRGLGMPEDPLADIAENLDEKERIKIVDKWSDEATKRWQKWYNSVKPFDEKFDLFEVLNEFPQSKTK, encoded by the coding sequence ATGACATCTATGTCCATTCAGCAATATTCTCTCATCTCAGATTGCTATCGCATCAAAATGAAAAATCATTGCGCAGTTCAAACTCGATTTTCTACTTTCAAACACGCTCGTGTCTATTTCAGAACGTGTTTATGTGGAATCATTCTTTCCATTGCTTTCCAGAACACAGCCTCTGCACAACCCCCCAAAGCACAAATTGACGCAGCCATCAAACGTGGTATTTCTTTCCTGAAACAGACCGATGATTACCGTACGACTGGTATGAATGCTTTTGTTGCTTACACGTTGCTTAAAGCAGGGGAATCTCCAGAGTCACCCTATATTCAAACATGCTTGAAGAACATTCTCGCAGACCACAATCGAATGAATAAAGACGGAGAACTTGAATATAGACCTGGTAGCGACTTCAATTATTGTGCTGGCGTGCAATTGATGGTACTTGAAGCTGTTAACCCAGAGAAGTATCAAGATGAAATTCGTACTACCGCTGATTTCTTAATTGGAACTCAACATAAGAGCGGTAGTTGGTACTACCCACAAGATATTAACCATAACGGCGATACCAGTATTACACAATACGCTGTGTTAGGATTATGGGCAGCGGAACGTGCCGGTGTCAATGTGCCTAATTCTGTCTGGGATAAAGCAGCACGCTGGCATCTTTCAACTCAGTACCCCGATGGGTCTTTTGGTTATCATCCCGGATCAGCCTCTGAAAGAGCTCCTTTGCATACTATGGGTGTCGCAGGAACCGGTAGCATGTATGTGATATCGATGCAGCTTTACCCCGATGGCAAATTACGCAGTAGTCCTGTTAAAAAAACTGATCAGGAAAAGAAAAAACGATTCGGCTTTCTAGAAAAAGTCGATTTGATTCAAAATGAAAAAAGTAAAGAAAACGAAAACAATAATTCGAAACCAACAATTAGTTACAACGCACTCGAATCAGGAAAATCAAAAGGTCTGGGCTGGATCGTCAAAAACTATAATGTCCGCAACTTAAATAGATGGCCAAACTATTATTTATATGGAATTGAGCGCATTGCAGCGATTGCTGACACACAAAAGCTGGGCCCTTATGACTGGTACGCAGATGGAGCCCGTCAACTTCTGTTAACTCAACAGAATGATGGCAGTTGGGAAGGGACTCATAATAAAAAAGCTTCCACCTGCTTAGCAATCATTTTTCTTTCCAAAGCAACAGGTAAAACACTAGGTCGTAAATACAAACCTGAACCAGTTGGATCCGGTTTATTAGCAGGAGGTAGAGGTCTTCCTAAAAATCTGGCGGAAGTCCAGATGCGAAATGGAAAGGTCGAAAACAAAAAACTCTCTGGCGATTTGAGCGAGTTATTAGCCCAATTAGAGGATCCAGCGAACGCCGACCTCGAAGCAGCTCAGGAAACACTCGTCGAAACAATCACACTCGGTGATCGAGAAGAACTCATCAATCAAAAAGATCGAGTATTAAAACTCGTCGATGCAAGATCTCCTGATGTCCGCCGAACCGCAGTCTGGGCACTTTCACGCACGAATGATTTTCGCGTCTCCCCTTACTTAATCCGCGCTTTAAAAGATCCCGATCTGAGTGTCAGAATCGAAGCACGAAATGGGTTATGTACTCTCAGCCGAAAAATTCGCGGCTTGGGAATGCCAGAGGATCCTTTGGCAGACATCGCTGAAAACCTGGATGAAAAGGAACGTATTAAGATTGTCGACAAGTGGTCCGATGAGGCCACAAAACGTTGGCAAAAGTGGTATAACAGTGTGAAACCCTTCGATGAAAAATTTGATCTCTTCGAAGTACTGAATGAATTCCCCCAATCCAAAACAAAATAA
- a CDS encoding tetratricopeptide repeat protein produces the protein MPAPISKTSILSFYIITLLLILPSVMRDLSATEKEPPKTIDQLIKSAYEHKQHGRYAEAIEVYDAAEKQLSDTSPKLKDLKWQILLGRIDIATLTGETAQALKRIHSALEQTPDQAKLHAIAAKLYYETGEYEKADTHVTRALSLNSDDPLAHLIQAHLLTDSGKIEEANEAYRWFVRYYNRTQPEDSETLMLIAEGATQYARWNSVSQIFNFVINTLCPDALEADPLAWEAYYLSGSILQEKYNRPQAAKEFSSALKINSQAAIVYVALARSAIEAHEFDNSIKLIEKALKINPKLIEALLLQCDLHLINGHYDKALKTAEIAFTINARNQSVLARIAACYSLLDGVPDRAKLALLFEDPENAGNTKKTNPDATRFTTLITKLLKQNPKPGYFLYELGQLLEMKRQFSFAEYAYLKTKEMMPQLSGPKTSLGMLYMQMGKTDLALQTLNEAFKADPYHVRVSNMRKVLGVLESYGLIATEHFIIRYDSKADFILGQYMAEYLEQIYPEMVKQFGYEPPGKTQFEIYHDAKGLGAHQWFSARMIGLPWIQTIGASTGAVVALTSPTAMNEPFNWAAVLKHELVHVFTLQQTKYKIPHWFTEALAVRSEGSARPQKFNQLLAERVPKNEIYSLNELDGVFVRPKSSDNWNFAYCQSLLCAEFMVEEFGEDSLKNLLSAYQNQLSTPDAIKQCFQIDQQEFEKRYHRYLQKIANSLKGYETKSTISFSDLRKQYEQDQNNLDIAGQYAYQLLRLRKKQQAREIALDVLSKNSKQPQAAITIARLELLSEDMNSAIKVLQPALNSKSPDPELLELVSKILLKQNKFQEALKLYQMGHSKYPYQTKWLEGLAQIYHSMDDSANLEATLIKYVHLDPANNKSMKILMQLFLDQQKYEEALHWGEQSLYVDVLDPEIHQQIAETALKLNQTDLAIRELKMLLHLDVENEEMRFLLAKTLFDSGNKKEAVVELDRLLQQNPNHVKAIELKKKQ, from the coding sequence ATGCCAGCCCCTATTTCTAAAACTTCCATACTCAGCTTTTACATCATTACTTTGCTGTTAATTCTGCCATCTGTCATGCGAGATTTAAGTGCAACTGAAAAAGAACCGCCAAAGACAATTGATCAATTAATCAAGTCCGCTTATGAACATAAACAACATGGCCGTTATGCGGAAGCTATCGAAGTTTATGATGCAGCCGAGAAACAACTTTCGGACACTTCTCCCAAATTGAAAGATCTGAAATGGCAGATTCTTCTTGGTCGCATTGACATTGCTACGTTAACAGGTGAAACAGCACAAGCTTTGAAACGCATTCATTCCGCTTTAGAGCAAACACCTGACCAAGCCAAACTGCATGCAATAGCAGCAAAGCTGTATTATGAAACGGGAGAATACGAAAAAGCAGACACACACGTAACACGTGCGCTTTCACTAAACTCGGATGACCCATTGGCACATCTGATTCAAGCACATCTTTTGACGGACTCTGGTAAAATTGAAGAAGCCAATGAGGCTTACCGCTGGTTCGTGCGTTATTACAACCGAACTCAACCTGAAGATTCTGAAACTCTGATGTTGATCGCCGAAGGGGCCACACAATACGCGCGCTGGAACAGTGTTTCTCAAATTTTCAATTTTGTGATCAACACCCTTTGCCCCGATGCATTGGAAGCAGATCCCCTTGCCTGGGAAGCCTACTATCTAAGCGGCTCCATCCTGCAGGAAAAGTATAATCGTCCTCAGGCCGCGAAAGAATTTAGCTCGGCACTCAAAATCAACTCTCAAGCTGCAATTGTTTATGTTGCGTTAGCGCGCTCTGCGATTGAGGCACATGAATTCGACAATAGTATTAAACTGATTGAGAAGGCTTTAAAAATCAACCCAAAATTGATTGAAGCACTTCTCCTGCAGTGCGATCTGCATTTGATTAACGGCCACTATGATAAAGCTTTAAAAACTGCCGAAATCGCTTTTACTATCAATGCACGAAATCAGTCGGTGTTAGCGAGAATTGCCGCCTGTTACTCGCTTCTGGACGGTGTACCTGACCGAGCAAAACTAGCGTTACTATTCGAAGACCCTGAAAATGCTGGCAATACAAAAAAAACCAATCCAGATGCAACCCGTTTCACAACTCTCATCACAAAGCTCTTAAAACAAAACCCGAAACCCGGATACTTTCTCTATGAATTGGGACAGCTATTGGAAATGAAACGTCAATTTTCATTTGCCGAATATGCCTATCTGAAGACAAAAGAGATGATGCCTCAGCTTTCAGGTCCGAAGACCTCTTTGGGAATGCTTTACATGCAAATGGGGAAAACCGACCTCGCACTGCAAACACTGAACGAAGCGTTTAAAGCTGATCCCTATCATGTGCGCGTCAGTAATATGCGGAAAGTGTTAGGTGTACTTGAATCTTATGGATTAATCGCCACAGAACATTTTATCATTCGGTACGACTCCAAAGCCGATTTCATTCTAGGGCAATATATGGCTGAGTACCTAGAACAGATCTATCCCGAAATGGTAAAACAATTTGGATATGAACCTCCGGGAAAAACCCAGTTTGAAATCTACCATGACGCGAAGGGCTTGGGAGCGCATCAATGGTTCAGCGCCCGGATGATTGGCCTGCCCTGGATTCAGACAATTGGTGCTTCAACAGGAGCTGTCGTTGCCTTGACTTCTCCTACGGCAATGAATGAACCATTCAACTGGGCCGCGGTCCTCAAACACGAGCTTGTGCATGTTTTCACACTTCAGCAAACCAAATATAAAATTCCGCATTGGTTTACTGAAGCACTTGCTGTCAGAAGCGAAGGTAGCGCGCGGCCACAAAAATTTAATCAGCTGTTAGCAGAACGTGTTCCCAAGAACGAAATCTATTCACTGAATGAATTAGATGGTGTTTTCGTGCGTCCCAAATCTTCAGATAACTGGAACTTTGCATATTGCCAAAGCCTGCTCTGTGCGGAATTTATGGTCGAGGAATTCGGCGAGGATTCGTTAAAAAATTTGTTATCCGCTTATCAGAATCAATTATCAACACCAGATGCGATCAAGCAGTGTTTTCAGATCGATCAGCAGGAGTTTGAAAAACGCTACCATCGCTATCTACAAAAAATTGCCAACTCACTGAAAGGTTATGAAACAAAATCCACCATCAGCTTTAGTGATTTACGGAAGCAATATGAACAGGATCAAAACAACCTGGACATCGCAGGACAATATGCTTACCAACTACTTCGACTCCGTAAGAAACAGCAAGCGCGTGAAATTGCACTCGATGTATTAAGCAAAAATTCCAAGCAGCCTCAGGCAGCGATCACCATTGCCCGTCTTGAACTTCTCTCAGAAGACATGAACTCGGCAATCAAAGTTCTTCAGCCAGCCTTAAATTCAAAATCGCCTGATCCTGAGCTTCTTGAATTAGTCAGCAAAATACTACTGAAACAGAACAAGTTTCAAGAAGCACTCAAACTTTATCAAATGGGTCACTCAAAATATCCTTATCAAACCAAATGGCTGGAAGGTCTCGCGCAAATTTATCACAGCATGGATGATTCAGCAAATTTAGAAGCGACATTAATCAAATACGTACATCTGGATCCCGCTAACAACAAGAGTATGAAAATCTTAATGCAGCTCTTTCTTGATCAGCAAAAATATGAAGAAGCACTGCATTGGGGGGAGCAAAGTTTGTACGTCGACGTGCTCGATCCGGAAATACACCAACAAATAGCCGAAACTGCATTGAAACTAAACCAAACGGATTTAGCGATCCGAGAGTTAAAAATGCTCTTGCACCTCGATGTAGAGAATGAAGAGATGCGATTCCTCTTAGCCAAAACGTTATTCGACTCTGGAAATAAAAAGGAGGCTGTTGTTGAACTGGATCGTTTGCTACAGCAAAATCCGAATCATGTAAAAGCAATCGAATTAAAGAAAAAACAATAG